The Vallicoccus soli genome window below encodes:
- a CDS encoding copper resistance protein CopC, producing MLTAGARRAGAATALALALALAGAGAAAAHGQIVAEETEPVEGSRVGDPLRSLDLVFTEAPASHAFFAVTAPDGTRVDDGWAHGTQVRLREPVQEFYEVDGRWEPRSYYTGYTAEVAVAHWPARGEYVVSWASIASDGEPVVDSYAFTYDGEPTPAPEAWTAPTEGPDRQLADELTAQGVPLEGALAAEPGTVAPAGVDAAQDGEPGPATGVTTWLVLGGVVAGVVALVVAAGRRPRPAEEQRPGRSPAARR from the coding sequence GTGCTGACAGCAGGAGCCCGCCGTGCCGGCGCCGCCACGGCCCTCGCCCTCGCGCTGGCCCTCGCCGGCGCCGGGGCCGCCGCGGCGCACGGGCAGATCGTGGCGGAGGAGACCGAGCCGGTCGAGGGGTCGCGCGTCGGCGACCCGCTGCGCTCGCTCGACCTCGTGTTCACCGAGGCCCCGGCCTCCCACGCCTTCTTCGCGGTGACCGCCCCCGACGGGACGCGCGTCGACGACGGCTGGGCCCACGGCACCCAGGTGCGCCTGCGCGAGCCGGTGCAGGAGTTCTACGAGGTCGACGGCAGGTGGGAGCCGCGCTCCTACTACACCGGCTACACCGCCGAGGTCGCCGTCGCGCACTGGCCGGCCCGGGGCGAGTACGTCGTCAGCTGGGCCAGCATCGCCTCCGACGGCGAGCCCGTCGTGGACTCGTACGCCTTCACCTACGACGGCGAGCCGACGCCCGCCCCCGAGGCCTGGACGGCACCGACGGAGGGTCCCGACCGCCAGCTCGCGGACGAGCTCACCGCGCAGGGCGTGCCGCTCGAGGGCGCGCTCGCGGCGGAGCCGGGCACCGTGGCGCCCGCCGGCGTCGACGCGGCGCAGGACGGGGAGCCCGGCCCGGCGACGGGGGTCACGACCTGGCTCGTGCTCGGCGGGGTCGTGGCAGGGGTCGTCGCGCTCGTCGTGGCGGCGGGCCGGCGGCCGCGGCCGGCCGAGGAGCAGCGCCCGGGCCGGAGCCCCGCAGCGCGCCGCTAG